In Papaver somniferum cultivar HN1 chromosome 9, ASM357369v1, whole genome shotgun sequence, the genomic stretch TAgtactttctttctttctttcagcaTTTTCCTGCATACCTATTACATCAAAAACTCTTCTTTAAGACTTCTCAGCTCCACAGAACTCCTGCTCCACGTCCATCGACAATTCTTGAATTGGATAATTTTTTGCCAACAATGTCTTTCAACTCAAATTCACTTGGGAATCTCTTCTCCTTCAATTTTGAGAAAATCTACACCCAAAGCAAACAAATGagagaaaggaaaatcaataTCACATTTCATGACACAAAAATATTATTATAGTATGATAAAGTCATGACTAGTACTCGTATAGAAATCAAAAATACAAGTCAAGTAAGACTATTATGCTAACCAAAGGAACAAGTACTAGTTATCCGGGTTGTCATAAAAACAAATCAGTGTAAAATGGAGTCGAACAAACAAGCATATCCTGTTGTTTTATCGAAAAATCTCAGATAGCAAACAAGATAGTTCACTTACCAACTCATCATTGATGAGAACTTCAAAAGCTCCAGAACTTTGCAAGAAGGATTGCAAAGCATTTCCGAGAAGCCAAGCAGTTGCAATGGTTCCAAATCTATTTTGGCGCATAGCAAAGTAGAAGGCGGGCGGTGTCACAAATCCTAGACGTGGGAAAATTTGTTCACCCGCCATAACAATACCCATAACTCCTACTTGAAATACTGGCACCACTTTGCTAAGCAAACGTTTTGGAAGGGGTGCTGGATAATTCTCAAGGATAACGTCGATCCCAGGGAAAGAAGCTTCAAGCATCTTCCCCATTGTCACTGCATTTCCCCTGCCAAATCAACCGTATTATATTTTTAGATAGTAGAGAACATGAGCACATAAACAACAGACATACAATGACACTTTGAAAGATTGCAAGTTAATAAAACGGAAAGAAATAAATGGAAATATGAGATCAAATAAAGTATGCACAATGGCAAGTTATCATTCATACAAGTAAATCTATCAACAAAGTTTCCCCAATTCTCCTAGTGGTCTTTATCTCGAACAATGGGATAAAATTTGCACTCACAAAATGCACggtgatccaggcttcagaaatcTGAAGAAGTATAATGCTGCAGTGTTAGTAAAAACTGCCTGGAACCTAATTCACTCTCCAAAGGATTTATGGAATCTTGAAATGCAAGTATTTCAAATTTGTCACCCTCTTCCATCACAAGGAAGTCAAAGATTCAACCTGGGAATGCAAGAACATCTGCATGGGATTAAATATGATAATACATAGAAATGGCACTCACATTAAAGCTTTTTCTGACAATTGGATTATCAATTCCTCCCAACCTCTGTGAATTTCATATTCTAATCCAAACATCACAGTTGCCAACTTCATAGATAAGGACACAAAAAACTGGAAACAGGAAATACACTAAAAGTGGGTCTTTTTCAAGTCTGCCTATAAGTTGCTTGCTGGAGAATTACCTAATTCCAACAACTCATATTTTGCTCGCGCTTTGCTCGAGCATTTTTAATCTAGCAGCATCACAAGCCAAATCAGTGTGGTCTTTAAATGAAAAATATGTTACATGGTTAGTTGTCATGCACAAAACTATATGGTCGATAATAAGTGCAAAAACATTTGTTAAATTAAAAACTTGCCCAGATTAACTAGATTGATCAAATGCCGGTCAGACCTTTAAATGTTTGGTTTCTGATGCTGCTAGATAAAAAATGCTCGAGCAGATTTTCCCTTTTAACCATGTCTACAAATCTCTCTCGAACGCCCCAGTCATACCTAAAGACTAAAGTCCATCTGTTAATTTGGAAGTGCATGGAAACATTCTCCCAACTAGGTGCCGACCTAACACGGATACATTTGCTGTATGCCAACCTCCCTGAAACTGCTGAGCATATCTTCTTACATTGTGATTTCGCCAAATCAGTGTGGCCTGCTGTCTCTTTTGGTCCTCAAGTCCTTATAGATTCACACCATTAAGGATTGGATTAGTGGAAATGGTTGGATCCTAATCCTAATAGTGAACAACAATGCTCAGTAATTACTACTATATGGTGCATCTGGAAAGAAACGCGTTTCATGAGAAACAGTTAATCCTTCCCAATGACTGGTATTGTCCTTACTGATTTGACAGGGGCTCCTGGCATTGGTATTGTCCTTACAGATTTGACAGGGGCTTATAAAGGTTGCAAAGTAATCCCAGGTGTGAGCAGTGACTCTGAGCAGGCAGAAAGTTTGGCTATGCTAGAGGCTGTGAAATGTGTCGGTTCCAGGGGACTGAACAGAGTTCGCTTCAGAAGTGATGCCCTGAATGTAATTTCTTATCTCAACAAAACAATAGTCATTGTTTAGCTTTATTAGGTACTTCTTCTTTCGCAAAAACTGAATATCTAAGCAGAGATTTCAATGACTTCGCGGATAAAGCAGCTAAGTATAGTAGAAGGTACAATTAACAGGTGAATGGTTGGACAATTATCCTCCCTTTATTCACCAAACTATGTAATTCATTCTACATCTCAATAAAATAATTTTCCtagcaaaaaaagaagaaaactctaCTATATTTGATCAAGTACTCGGTTCGACTAAAAGATATTATTTCACTTCAACCAAATTCAAACAAGAATAAGAGTAAAGATCCACCAATAAAAGATCTCTTGAccgtcatcatttgcgaattgCAACCACATATGATGAGTTCGACTAACATCATCTCCATCACCCAGTCCTTTATCAAGTTTTGGATTCCAACAAGTCCAATCAACACCAAGAATCACGCTAACAAATTCCAATCAGAATTACAGAATCTCTACCTTCTTGGATACTCTTAACTTCGAGATCAACATCGTGTCATATCACCAACAACTAAGCTTCTAAATTTTAGACAATAAAGTAACAACAGATACCCACATACACTTAAACTACCATAACCTCACAAACTAGTTCTCATAAGTCATGTTCAAGACATCTGTAAACCTATTTTTCATTCTAATGAGTAGACCTGAATTTCAATTACTTCTAACAAACATGAATTTTCATCAGCAAAATAGCCAGGTAACCAAAATCCACCCAAACTCGACCAAATCACAAagtcaaaataaaaaagaaaaagaaagatctaatcaaatttatacatgcaaaagaagaagaatcaaaacCTGTAAGAACATGAGGAGCAGAAGTTAATGGTTATCGTATTACCATAACCAGCCCCACCACCGATTGTCTGTTGCATTCAAAACAAGGAAAATATTCAATACAAAAATCGGAATTCAAAAATAGAAATCAGTTAAAACAAGGAGTTTTATTAAGATAAGAAACCTGAGTAGGCAAATCTAGGGTTTGCTGAATAGGAGgatattgttgttgttggtgcTGGTGATGAATGGGTTTAGCAGGAACTGGTTTagatggaggtggtggtgagaaGAGATTAAGAATATCTGAACAGAAGAGGAATAGTGGTAATCCTATCAGTATCAATTGTACTCGATCCATTACTAATCAAACAcccaagagagagagagagagagagagagttgaggaagaagaaaacagaagaaTGACGCTGTGCTGAATCAGGTACGCTGTGCCTATTAATTCTTGTGTTGTGTTCTAATGGCAAGACTACTGCCCGATAAGGGCAACTTCTAAATAAGAAAGATGAATAAGGTGGTGGTAAGGTTACGGTGGCTCCCGGAGATTCTATGTAAATCTATAAATGTGTAAGGGGATTTTTACGAGAGTAGTTTAGAGAGAGTTAACATGAATTACAAAGCGAAAATAATTGATTTTTAGAGAGTTATTGTGGTTTATAGGACTGATAATTTTTTAATAATATATCATAATCGACACGTATAAaaacactaaattgcatacaactAAAATATTTTGAGACAGTGTTTTCTTATGATTATGACTAGTCCAATCAATACTAACAAATTCCAGCTAGAATTATGAAATCTCTACCCAACTCTCATTAGCCAAATATCTAGGGAATGAGCACGTTGCGTTGGATTTCAGCAGGTATAAGGATTTTACTATCATATTTGAAAACAcatgggataccaaatacacccaacttttctGTCTTTGATAGGAGTATGAACTAATGCAGTATTTTGAACAATCAAAAGATGGAGTATGAACTAATGCAGTATTTTGAACAATCAAAAGATgcggaaaaaataaaaatcacacacacaagaattttgtcaacgaggaaaccgcaatagtagaaaaacctcgggatctcgtccatatttgaacaccatactattttaagccgcaacagacactagcctgaCTGGATTGTAATTGAGACCGAGCCCATCCtccaagtgattcagttacagtcgcgctccttacgtctcttgaacctcgaaaggctctatgcacttgattcccttagtcgaCGTCATTTATACATCCTAAGAGTtacttcagccgaagtgaagacttttgataccaatttgcctctcacagataagcctatttgatttccgtttagatgaaagatcaaggtgaggaaatatttttgcaatagacaaagctagcaaacctcgcaaaccagaacacttacactcacttagatgagaagcctggatctttttaccacctctcaagagcAATCTTCAAAATATCAATTAAGACTGGTTTTctgatatctatcttgaggaattacaaagtctgagacgattataactttgtgattactatctatcttgcatgaaagagattacgagaacctggataacagaaaagcaagatcaggacacacctggcttcacgaatccccaaaccaaagtcttttagtcgttgacctaattatgtttctcataggaaacCTAAGTCAATAGAGGACGTCTCTAGAATCaattaggacacaaagtgtcagggattgattttcccagtttaAAGAGCATCTATATTTATAGTTTTTTCCAATACCAGGGTTGCTTAGaaatcaagctaagataacttgaaaatcaagcaAACTATAATACTTGGAAAATAGAACAGAAGAATATGCATTTTGATCCGGTTACAGAACTGTATATAATAACcgttcggtttggcaagttagccaaagaactaaaatcaatttgatattcattcaaacacctaagagtttaatcatgatgcacatacataagtgtttaagtggtCAATGAAGTCTcataagtgtttaagagagttctattaatgctaaacatattaaaataagtCTTGAGCATTTGCTAAAATATAAACTAGGACAGTTGGTAGAATGATTCACCAAACgtaaggcttgttcacgagtcaaggTGCTACATTTCGCGAACCGGGTTCtccaaccctactagactaccaGACTCAGTTGACAACGGTTcctgaaccgggttcgccaaatGCTAGCCTATTATATCAACTTTGAAATTCAGTTCACCAGTTCGTGAACTGTACCTAAATGAATTTACAGTTTTGCGAATTAGTTCGCCAATTCtgttgtatttctgaaactcatatatttatggtttgcgaactggttcgccaacccaccatgagaagaaatatcaaaaagttaaatgtttctctcttatgatatttGAAACCTTAccaagtgataaaatcatttgcatgggtaattttcaattgatccacaaattaattcatagaactaatattgttaaggaccgttaaacatttttgctaaatcatatttcgagatttttcacaagacaagcttgactcaaaacttcttctttgtaaatctattaTAAGTCATACGGCATAGTCTCAACAGATAGGATGGTAAGATAATGagaaaaatagaatggttcagttttcacgtatctgatacagaagttctccaaatgtcttcgtcgatcttcagtctccAAGGGTGATCTATGATACTCAACtaaaaattctaacctagtccgagacttgacttagtagactagaaatcatgatataattttgatcaactaacattgaaaacaagcttgagatagaaaaacttatgggttcaacgagcaatgctctaagaatATCTTCACATATGGTTGAGTTCCAAAGATATTGTTTTTGACTTCATGAGTCATTTGAGAtattgtacatgagtttgcattCATATCAGATATCATTTATGAATACTTATTTAGATAAAGATTAAGCTCTAGATTTCCTCTGTCatttatcacatgtcttttttatcAGCTCTGCGGTATCCTATATTTTTGGCCATAAGTATCCCTGAAATCTAGTGTTGTCTATCAGAGATTGCTTTCCAGCATGATTGCCACAATCTCTTGAAATATATTTCATTCATGATTTGTCTACGTTTCTTTTTTATTACATATTTCAGTCGAGGCCCAGATAAGCTTTCATGTACATATCTTACCTATCAACTAGTACCTCGCATATTTTATTATAGCTTTTATTGCTTCTTGTGGATCAGTTGGAAGCAATTTGTACTTCAGATAGTTTAAAATGTTTCTCATCAATGACTCTTCCTTGTCAGTTTGGTTTAAATTCGAACTCTAGATTTGAGTTTCGTCATTTTCTATTTCAGAAATTGttggtgaaaatgcgggggtctaacaaccacatccaacatttcgtttggcaatctgagaggaattactccaatacactttctagagaatcaactagacaggcagactcaatctaggataaagtatatcaaagagtttaatatctctaactcttaattcaatccacagtcagcaaatagaaatttgcgagcccgattgaatataagaggaattatttgaacggtactaaagaccaatgttcaagtgtcaattaatgtaaatcaacaaccaaaggttggatattctaattgattgatcttaacgcacaacctgtgatatttcaattatataacaaaatataatacggaaaagaaataacacagacaccagaattttgttaacgaggaaaccgcaaatgcagaaaaaccccgggacctagtccagattgaacaccacactgtattaagccgatatagacactagcctactaccaattaacttcggactggactgtaattgaacgctaatcaatcttacactgattcaacgtacagttgcgctccttacgtctctgatcacagaaggatattacgcacttgattcccttagctgatctcacccacaactaagagttgctacgacccaaagtcgaagatttgataaacaaatctgtctcacacagaaaagtctgtagggttgaataaatctgtctcccacataaatacccaagagtttttgttccgtactttgataaatcaaggtgaagaggaaccaattgataaaccagacttatattcccgaagaacaacctagtattatcaatcacctcacaataaacttaatcgactagcgaaacaagttattgtagaatcataaacgatgagacgaaggtgtttgtgattacttttctatcttgcatatcgtagatataaatctcaagccaattttacagttgcactcaatcacgatagaaacagcaagatcagatcacgcaactacaaagagaatagttgggtctggcttcacaatcccaatgaagtcttcaagtcgttaacctacagggtctcgagaagaaacctaagtttaaaggaaaatcaactctagttatacaactagtaacacacacgaggtgtggggattagttttcccagttgctagagttctcctttatatagttttcaaattagggtttgcaatccaagttaccttggtaacaaagcattcaatattcgtcgttagattaaaaacctgattcaaccaagctaatatatttcaaccgttagatcgaacttatcttgttacacacaaatgaaatgtaccctcatttaggtttatgtagccgtacctaaacgtgtacaccatgttggttcacaaatagttaaccgaggttagccatatgattactctcatatcaaccttattcatcttaaccataactagttcaaatgactcaaatgaaactagctaaagagttgttcaattgctatattctcatggatttatacaagagcacaattgaagcaaaatcgatttgatttactcgaatcaatacatgaacattatagccgtggtttgcaaagattgcattccttattgataaatattttaggttcatgtacaaccgatttgataaagtaaccagcttaagtatgcgtatgggtatacgtacttaagcaaccggatttgagttggtttagtttccaaactcagctgaaatttccggttcgaaaactttcgccagtatgcgtacgggtacgcatacttaaggtgaccagTTAAAAGCttgttaattcccaaactcagcaggatttttcggttggaaaactttcgccagtatgcatacaggtatgcattcttaacctgtctccttcaccaatttcgtatacacatatgcatactcttggttcccggtgtatggatttatacactaatgtgagaacacactatatatgattatatccaaagatagttgcataatctcaactctttatttcaattattgaaacattcttctataatgacaatagacgttttcacacactattagcatcaaagcaattttcaagatattgaaatagtcattatcgaaacattccaagtcttataccaaatgattgtatcacacaaaccatgtaagatattactcggcaattttctcatgatataagatgaacttggtcgaagcaaaagcttaccaacacatatttcgagaaatatgtaagcgacatatactcagctcgaaatctcaaatgtgtatagagaaaatatatcgtaacacgacttatgactcaatataggagataaagtagaaataaactttccaagtgatagataagtttaagtctccacataccttttgtcgatgaagttacacaatctctccttagtatttcttcgtcttcaagtgataagcgtcgtgaagtctaagctcaactacacaaactatgtcctagtctgagacatctataaataggctagaaaccaagacttatagttttgatcactaacattgacaaacatgcttgagatagcaacgcatgcgagttcgaccgagcagtgctctaacagttggtGATTCTAGAACTCCAATATTGATTGTCCTCTTGGAAGCTCCATCTGTTGTATATCACATGAGATCTAAAGCGTCTGCATGCCTTACTTTATTTCTGGATACATGTCTGATGCTGCATTTATCAAAGCTTTCAAGCAGCTTATTTACCAGATTTTTGTACTTTATCATAATTGTCCTCTCGCTTCGAATTGTCCTATCGCTTGTTTTGAAGTTAGTTATGAGTCCGTCTAGAGAATGAATACTTTCAGATTTTGACTTTTTTACAGCTAAAAGTCCCTGCAGCAATGTTTCATATTCATCTTGATTATTAGTTCGACTGAAAGCTATGATATAAGAATATTCAATGAAGTTATTCACTGGTATGATGATCACAACTCCAGAACATTTGAAGCTCTATTTGTAAACATTTTCCAGATTCCATATGTGTTCAGAGATGAATCATCATAGCTAGGTGGCACTTATAGCTCAGGTAGTATTTCCAATTGTTCTTCACATAAATTGATATCAAAGTTAGAATCTTCAACTGGGAAATCTATTAAGAGATATGCAACAACCCGACCTTTGATTTCATTTCTAAGTATATAGGTCTTCCCGGATTGGTTCAAATGAACTCCCCATATAGTTAATATGtccgttttttctttcttttgacaACACATTCTCAACTAGGTACTTCgtgaaaacatgtatttttcatccTGAGAAGTATGGCTCAGCTTAGCAGAAGAGATATTGATAACAAAGATTACCTTATCGAGCTGAGAATACCTAGATTCATGTTTCTTTCAATGTTTTACTGACAAAGTATATAagattttctttgttattttcaacTATGATTAGTACTTCACTTACAACTGTTGAAGTATTAGTTACATATAGATACAACTCTTTACTTGGCACTTGTAGCGAAAGAGAATTGATACAAACAAGAGATAAACTTTTATATGGTCAAAAAATGTTTGATACTAAAGATCCCACTCAAAATATTGCTTCTTTTAAGTAGATTGTAGAATGGTATGCACGTGTAAGATAGTCTGAGGATAATGCGATTTAAAGCATCTAGCTTTCCAGTTAATTGATGAACGTCTTTCTTGCAAACTAGAGGTGAATATCTTGTATAGATCGAATATTTAATTGATCGACTTCTATTCATTTTTCCGATTACCATGAAGCTCTGAAAATTTTCACACAGAACTCCAAAAGCACACTTATTTGGATTTAGTTTCATTCTATAATGTCTCAGAACAAAGAATGTTTTCAGCAGAGCGCAATGATGATCAGTTTCCTTCAAGATCTTTGAATGTCTTATTAACTGCACTTTGAAGGGTTGATCATGCATTTTTCAGACCAGATGGCATGGCATTGAAATGGTATATTCCTCTGTTATTTATGAATGCCGTATGCTCTTCATCATACAGGTACATAGGTATCTGATTATACCCGGAAAACACATCCATGAAAGATAATCTCCCATAACCATGGATTGATTCCACCAAAATGTCCATGTGAAGAGGTGAGAAACTATTTTTGGGGCAGGCTTAATGTAAGTtggtaaagtcgatgcaaattTCTAACTTTTCCATTATTTTTCATCATACATACAATATTAGATATCTAGATTGGGTATTGACATTCCCTTATAATATTAGTTTCCATCATAAGGTCCATGTCTGCATTTACTGCATTATAGAGCTTATATGTTATTTTTCTCTTATTTTGATTCACGTACTTGAAACATGGATCTATATTCAATGAGTGAAAAATAACATTTGGATCAATACATCGCATGTCAGATGTTTTCCAGGAAAAGATGCCCATTTTTTGTTTTTAACAGCTCGAGCATGCTTATAGGGTATTTGGACGAACACTTTAGGCATagctttttgacttctagaagtcaaagGAAACAAGTCAGTTTGGCAATGTTATTTCAAAAATACTTTTTGTGAAGCGAAAtgtttttgcttctgacttctgccTCTGGTATCTGAAGAAGTTATTAGCCTCTCAGCTTGCGATAGATCTTTACATATGAAGGTAATTCTTGGTTTTTTACCAGTTCCAAGGTTTATTCCTTATAAGAGTTCCACGACCCTAGCTTTGAATTCACGATCTGGAACttcaaattgttagagcattgctcggtcgaactcgcaagcgttgctatcttaagattgttggcaagtttagttgccaaaattgcaagtcttgatttctagtctacttatagctaagtctcggattaggatagaaagtgtagttgagcattaaactttacgacgttcatcgatcaaagacgaagaactactaaggggagcttgtggattttcatcaacaaaaggtatgtggagacttgaactcatctatcagtcaaaagtctatctactttatctcctatttgagacaaaattcgtatagctatatagacttcgattatacacatttgatatttctagctgagtttaactcacttacatatttctcgaaatatgtgttggtaagctttcgctttaaccaagttcctcttatattcttgacgaaagtcaaaatatgatcatgtgaaaatcgcctggtaacgtcttacatgatttgtgtgagacattcatttgatgtagactcggaatgtcttgtattgatcattcgatcacttgaaaattgctttgaggcTAAtactttgtgtgagacatctattgtcatcttctgagaatgtttcaatgattgaaatgggagtttagaacaaataaccatgattgaatataacatagtatgcgtacttgtatgctaactgttgcaagttattccaagtccgggaaccatggtatgcatacccgtgtgcgtaccgattggtttagtagaggtccgggaactaagtacgcataaaggtacgcgtactggcgtgaggttcaattTCCGAGACTTttctgagtttggtggtatgcgtcgttcgcgtactggcgaaaccaaacttagtccggccgcttaggtatgtgtaccgtttgcatacttgagtgggttatgttcgaaaatcggtttgttcatgaactaatacatttatataataaggaatgcaatcttttgaaaattgtggctataatgttcatgaattggtttgagtgaatcaaaatcgattttgcttcaattgtgtcttgtatacttctatgagtataaaaaattgaacaactctagaactagtttcatttgagtcatttgaactagttatggttaagatgaataaggttgatatgaaaatgttcatatggctaacttaggttaactattgttgagccaacaaaagtgcacacgtttaggtacaattactcatatctaaatgaagtcacttttcatttgtgtaacaa encodes the following:
- the LOC113310844 gene encoding selT-like protein; the protein is MDRVQLILIGLPLFLFCSDILNLFSPPPPSKPVPAKPIHHQHQQQQYPPIQQTLDLPTQTIGGGAGYGNTITINFCSSCSYRGNAVTMGKMLEASFPGIDVILENYPAPLPKRLLSKVVPVFQVGVMGIVMAGEQIFPRLGFVTPPAFYFAMRQNRFGTIATAWLLGNALQSFLQSSGAFEVLINDELIFSKLKEKRFPSEFELKDIVGKKLSNSRIVDGRGAGVLWS